From the Lathyrus oleraceus cultivar Zhongwan6 chromosome 3, CAAS_Psat_ZW6_1.0, whole genome shotgun sequence genome, the window tattttttgaaaatttcagtccgttaaccgattaacggtataggttaaccggttaacggtataggttaaccggttaacggtataggttaaccggttaacgcctcCAAAAACAGCAACTCTGTGTTAGCTGTAAAATTTTtaatattgttttattttttattttttaaatctTGGTATGTGTGTTTATGGTTAGTGCATGTGCTTTACTCTTCACCTACACCTCATAACTCTCTCCTCCCTCATTACTCACCATAAACCCTTCATCTCATTTCATTCAACTTTCAACCTTCTTGAGTGATTTTAAAACCCATTAAACCCCATTCAACTTTCAACCATACTCTCTTATTAACTCTCAAAATCCCGAAAATCCTCTCAAAACCCTAGCACCTCCATTTTCCTCCATGGCTTCTCCAAGAAGAGAAAAGGCTTCTGTGTCAGCATCTAGCAGTGAAGAGGAAGAAGTGAAAATGGAAACAGCAAAGAAGAGGAGAATGGATTTCAAAGTCAGGGTTAGACATCTGCTCAAGGGTAAGTATGTGAATCTCAAATCCTTCACCCCTATTACTTTCACTTTCCCTGAGTTGTTGAGATATCAAGGGTTGCATGAGTTTATAACTGATAATGGCAAAATTTATACTGATTTGGTAAAATCTTTTCTGCACTATTTCACTTTGAATCTGAATGATGATGATCAACATATGCTGTCTGCCACTGTGAGAGATTGCAAAATTGTAACAGACCTAAGGTCGCTGGCTGCGTCTCTTAGGATTCCCTATTCAGGATTTTTTCTTCGGAAAGGTGTTAATCATGATGATGGAAAATGGGCTCAATATGATAAAATGGAATATTACTACTCAATCTGTAGATTTCCAAGGGATGTTGTTGTGTCGGGACAGCGCACTTCTCGCATACTCTGTTATGCTAAGAACTTGTCGGTTGATGATCGAATGCTACATTATGTTATTTGCCATGTCTTGCTGCCAAAGGATTCAAACCTTTCACAAATCAATGATTTGGAGATGCAAGTTCTATTTGTTGTGAAGAACAAAATCAGAATTAATTGGCTACCTACTATGATGTATCATCTCAAACAGCAACTATCTCTCAAAACAAGGCTGCCATATGGTCGTCTTATCTCAAGGATTTTGGAATTAACAGACATGGAAATCGGGAGAGAACCGTTTCTGGCTATGACCACTACCGCCAATGAGATCAACGACGTTACTATTATGAAGAATACCGGGATTATTCAATGCAATGACGGATCTTACAAGTATGATGACGGGTCTTCTTCTTCAAACTTCCCTATTCCGGAAGGTGGCATTACAAACGAGTTCCTATATACCACCATGATGAGCCAACACCGTGAAACCACCCGCGCTATCAAAAGCCTTCGGAACCTTGTGTTAAGTTCTCGCAACCTTCCCATGGAAAATGATGAAGGTGAAGCCGGTAGTGAAGCGGAAGGCGAGGAGAATGAGGACAGTTCGGAAGAAGATTAAAGCATTATGTTTTATCTATGTTCCTGTCATGTGTTGTTCTGTTTTTAATTAGATTATGTTTATGCTGACTATGTTTACCGTACACTTATTTTAATTCTGTCATTATTATGTGCATGAATGCTTATCTAATGATCACATAATGTGTGTATGCTTgtatatttttctttttcataagtttcttcctttttgctaatgccaaagggggagaagacttgtttctctaTGCAGAATTTTGTTTGCCTTtcatttagggggagttcttaaacttagggggagaatcaaattagagaaacttcactctcaagcatctatctcaaagttggttgtcatcatcaaaaagggggagattgtagaagcaagcttcaatccaaaaagtattttgatgaagacaacatgtatcaatgcaaaaagagaagagcttcaaagataattcaagcatcaaagtgattAAGCCACATATGCATGAGGAACATTTTGGtcaagcttctttttcaagtcaaccgtttgcaagattgttgattcacttctaaggtatatctaattcactcttagattagtatacaagtgttcaacaatcatggtctgcatttgcatttttaaacacaaccatttgttaacatgttgaaatgaaagacacacttttcttaaagtatttttctgcatttcaacagtgttaaccggttaaccatatgggttaaccggttaacggcccAGTTTTTGAAATTCTTTGTTAACGTtatatgcgttaaccggttaacccatttggttaaccggttaacactattcGTTTTAGtgaaaaatgatttttgaaaactTATACCTTTTCATCAATCTTTATGGAGAAaatgatacctctttgaaaaggtgttttggcaatataaattcttgaatttttaaaatgaattttcacctccaagaactttcataaaaaaaaacttaagataatcactctttcatattttgttcaatatttcataaaagtgttcataatcaaattttcatctcattccattttgttgaacacttatatattattcattgagtgaattatttatctaaggagaagatcaatcaagagaagattgataatactacactttgttCAAATCATTAAAaaagatttatttctgtttgacttgtgatccaggattgttggacacaagggttagtgttgaagaggattgttcttcatacacttgtttacctataggttagatagtaagcatcaccattggtgtgagtaagctgtaccataattctaactatagtgaaatctctttcgagtcgaaaggggagtggatgtaccttcggattgtgaagggaaccactataatttccggtgtctttttactttccgcaatttatttttccgcacttaatcgaaaaataatcaaaaaccggaaacaagatcgaagaatttttaaccacctaattcacccctccccccccccccccctcttaggcgcatttacaacttacaacATTTCCAAAATTCTTTCTTAAAGTAATACTTTTCTTGTATTTTACTCTCTTATTTATGCTATTACTACATCATATGATCCCATCACTTATAAACAAACCATCACCCATCCATATTGGGTCTAAGCCATGAACACAAAAATTCAGGCACTCACAGAGAACCAGACTTAGGTAAATCCTAAGTTAAAGGTATATACTTCTTTGTCATTTTTTCTCTCGTTGCTAAACTCACGACTGTAAGATTAATTCTTGCCATAACTTATTCATTAAATATTTATCTTCATCAACTTAATATTCATAATGCATTCCTCCATGGTGGTTTGGATGAGGAAGTCTACACGGGTTTACCAAAAGGCATTCAACCTTCCTATCTAAATAAAGTTTGTAAACTTTTGCAATCCTTTTATGGTTTAAAATAGTCCAATAGGCAATGGTTTGTAAAACTTTCCATTGTATTGCTACCCAATAATTTCAAACAATGCTCTACTATCGGTCATTATTTAATTGTCAATTTGATAATTCATTTACTACATTGCTTATTTATGTTAATGATCGATGACAATCcatcattgcatatatttagtcgaagaatcagatcaaaacaagtgaaagtcgagcaaatatgaagaaaaatgacaaaagaatgagggaaaaatagctaagtgtgcAAATCGTGGACTTAGCAAAAACTTTAGCGAAAAAAGAGCAAAAGTGTGCAGCCACTGGAATAATCACGCACACCATCACGCAACATCGCGCACGCGATAAGGTATTTAAAGTTGCATCGAGCGGTGTAATATACCACGCGCCATAGTCACTTTTCTGGGCTTTTTATGACGCGTTCGAGTCCATTCCGACGCCTTTAAAAGGGGATTTTctgcactttcacaagggttacgaAATTGGGAGATTAAGACACGATTTTGAGGGTACAAATGGAGTTTTTTTTAGAGTATTTGAAGCCATTGAAGTCATCACTTAAATGAGATTTATCatgttatttttatttatcaAGTGTGGTATTGTTAATTGCACTATGATTAACTAAATTTCTATAGGTTAGGTTGTGTTACGATGAACTTATTTctatattgttggattctatgttgatttgaccattGTATGAACCTATTTATCTATAATCTTATTCAATTTCTTCTTATAtgtaatgctttttatgtgagatactcttttaatttgattttgggCACATAAGAAATACTGACCATTAGTTTATATGTTGAACCTAGGATAATTATTGTACTTACACTGGTTGAATATGGATAAAAGACCccgagtagtggttagtgagttatttcgcGAGGGATCGACTACAACGATTTTGTTAATTCGTCGTGGGGTTATAATGTTTAGATCATTCATACagggcatcaaacatcaacaatagatGAATAAAGGACTATAGAACACAATCTAACCGCTTTCGTGACATTGTTTActcgtttatttacttttcacaTTGAAACTCGAAAATCCCCCATTTTTACTAGTTTTATAAattgcacacattttgtcttgcttCGAGGCAATACCTATGAATTTGATCttttttattacttcgacattatcggtacacttgtCGAGAAAACATCAACGGCGTTGTTGCCGAGGATTGTTGATTTTTCAACAAGGTGACATTTGtgcaattttttatttttattttttagtctttttaaatttttgttttattttcttgtttatTATAGTGGTACAAAGGTATTTTCTATTTGTGTATGCGCAATTCAGGATCACTATTAATTCAATTGGATCTAGAAATTGAAAGAACTGGATGTGTTCTCAGAAAAGTAGTTAGAGAAGCAGCCCTAGACGGAGGAATACCAGAAGAATAACAACTATTAAAGTTCTTCTAAATCTGAAGAAGAAGTCATGGCAGCAACATAACCCCTCAATATGGAGGACTACTGTAAATAAACTGATGAATTACAGGTTTCTATGAGGCTTGTACCGGCAGCCCCTGCTAACTTTTATATTAAAAATTATGTAGTTTCAGCTTTAAGAGAAAATTCGTTCGACGAGAACGTGATTAGAGACCCATGGGTGCATCTTGCATGTTTATATGAAAGAACTTCAATGTGCAAATCGACTGATGTTACTGAAGACTAGGTTAAATTAAAGTTGTTTGGGTTCTAACTGATTGGAAGGACGAATGATTGATCACTTTGCCTTCAGAATGGAACAATCTGGACTTGGAAGGAATTGAAGGATAAATTCCTTGAAATATTTTTTACTACCACTCAGTTTACCGAGCACCAATCAGAAATTATTAATTTGAGCAACAGGAAATTGAGTCATTTTATGATGCTTAGGAAAGATTCAAACTTTTGTTACGCAGATGCCCAAATCACAACATGAATAATATGGAGTAGATGTAAAACTTCATCAAAGGCCTCAAGAGCCAAACTCGTATGTTATTGGATGCTTCTGTGGGAGGTACTATCAATCAAATGACTGAATCACAAGTAAAAGATCTCATTGAGAATATGTGTATGAATGAGTACCATTCGAAAAGTTAAAGGTCGGTAAAGCTTGAAACTATTGGCACGTCTAAAGGTATGTTACCTCTTGATGCCCATACTGCTCTTTTAGTTCAaattgaattgttgaataaaaaGCTAGCTAAAAGTAGCTTTGGTAGAGCTAACGTGAGCCAGATACAAGCACTTATGTGCGATTTATGTGGAGGAGAATATGTGAATGAAAGGTGTTCGTTGGAAGAGACAAATGAGGAAGTCTAGTTTGCTCATTTTCAAAAAACAACTCGTATTGCACACATACAATCCGAGTTGGAAACATCATCTAAATTTTCGTTGGAATAATAATCAAAATTCAAATGCCAACCAAGGGATTCAACAAAGGCAACAAACTCTATTTCAAAGGAAGATATCACAATTGGAAGAGACTTTGCAGGATTTCATTAAAGTTACTCAAAAATATCTTTGATTAGGTAAATAGGAACCATGGAATTTTGAGCAGAAACCATGACACATCACTCAAGATTGAGCTAAAACTTATATAAATACGAGATCTCTCATCTCATATTGTTTAAAAAAATACACCACACTAAAATGAGTATATATTTTAGCATGTCAGATTTATATACTTCAATGGCGTGAAAGCTTCACTTGAATTTAAGGTCATTGAGTACAACTCTTTTGTAGAACTGAAATATATACTGGAGAATTTCTTGTATTATTCAGACAATCGAAAAGTTGTCAAACTCGAGTACTGTTCACCTTCGATTGACAATAAAGGGAAGATACAGTTCAACAACTTTAAGTTGAAGATTTAAGGGTTCCGTGCAACACATTCCATCGTTACAAAATAAAATGTTCAACTGAGTTGGATGTGAAGATTGCGAGACCTACCAAATATATCGTGAAAATATTGAAACATCTAACTTGATGATAAAATATATTGTTCGATTTATGTTAACGATTATCTATGTAATGTTTCATTTTTTATGTATGTAATAACAATTATCGGTGTTAATTTATCTTTGTTTGTGAATCTATTTCATTTATGTTTCTAGTTCACTAGAATCCAAAAATACATATCCGTAAGGTACACAAATATGCAATTTCAAATTAAATTTAATCATAGATTTGAGGTGTGACTCAAAAATAAAAGAATTGTGTGAATGAGATGCGATCGAAGATTCATTTCTAAATTTTAAAGATAGTTTTGATTTTTCACATGGGTGGAAAAATACATATTGTGTTAAATAACCCATTAAATTTAAGACAAAATAATTGTTGAAAGCCAAAATTAATAATTTCAAAAGTAGTGTATGTTACACAAAAACTCTTAGGTAAAAATTACAAAATAGAGAAAATGGGGGTAAGAAACacaattttaaaaatattttttcacTATAAATACATAAAACTAGGGTTGCAGTTGGTCTGAAACCAGAGCATTTGAAGTGTTTACGGCTGCACTCTCTCTCTCGACTCAAGTGAGTTTCTTTTCATCTCTTTTCGTTCCGCATCTCGCCGCCGCTTACTAACCCTATCTCTTGAATCATTTTTACAGTAATGGCTGAAACCGTCGTTGCTGTCCCCGTCGCCGTCGAAGTCGATCCCAATCAAATCGAAGTCAAGCTCTTCAACAGATGGAGCTTCGACGAAGTTCAGGTCTTCTATTTAACTCTTTCCCCATTTTCGATTTGTTCGTATATAGCTTTGAATTGCAGATTTCAATGTTTATTTTAACCTCACTCGAAATGGATTAGTCACTAGATTAGAGTTAATTGCCCCTGTTTATTTATAATGTTATTCGATGTTTCATTTCTGAGAATCTGCGAAATTAATGGGATCTTTATTTAGCTTCGGAAGTGTCCGTTTTGTTTATTTTGTTGATTTAAATGGTTATTAATTTTGTAATTTGTTTTTACCAGCTTAGTGATGTGTCTCTTTCTGATTACATTGGAGTTCAATCAGCGAAACATGCTACATATGTGCCTCACACTGCTGGTAGGTACTCAGTGAAGCGTTTCAGGAAGGCCCAGTGCCCCATTGTTGAGAGAATCACCAACTCTCTCATGATGCACGGCCGAAACAACGGAAAGAAACTCAAGGCTGTTGGGATTATTAAGCATGCCATGGAGATCATTCACTTGCTAACTGATCAAAACCCTATTCAAGTTATTGTTGACGCAGTTGTCAACAGGTATGGTCAACTATTTATGCCTGAAATGTTTATGGTTTTGCATTCTGTTATTTTGTCTATTGTGTGTTTTTATTTATTGATTGAGTGTATGTTGAAATGCTTAGTATTATGTTGATTTGTTTCTTTGTTTCAATTATAATTTTATTGCGGGAGCTGTTTATATCTTGAGGAATGAATGAATGGTCATTGTCCATTTACCTTTTGTTTTGATTCACTGATTGCTGCGTTTTTGTATCATCTCTAAATGATATATTCCTTGTTGTTTGGTCACTTCTATTTTGATATACTTGAATTGTATTTGCAGCATGAGTAAAATGTTTTGAAACTTTATTTTGATTAGAAAACATGTAAACTATTTTGATATATTATTTGTTTGCTTTGTAACAATTTCTCATAGCATGTTTATAAGACTCTGATGTGGCATATCGACCTATTTGCTTTATTAGAGTTGGGAGGATGAAATGAAGATTTATTGATTTCCTATTGGTTTGATTGCCTGTATGATGGCTTTTGTATTAGCTCTATCTGATCATTCTCCCCAAACTTAGTTTTAACAAACTATTTTTACTATATAGTAATGATGTGTGGAAAATTTTGTGTTGGCTGTTTTTTTATTGTGATGTTGTTGCTTCAAAGATGTTTAGTTGTTGTGTTTTGTAGATCATGGGAGTTGAGTTATTAATTTGTGTGATAACTATTTTTAACTATTAACTATCAGCTGTTGATTGGCTGAAAGAGAGAATGAAATGATGATTTTTGTTTCCTATTGGTTTGATTGCCTGTATGATGGCTTATGTATTAGCTCTATCTGATCATTCTCGTTATTTGTTTTATACAAGGAATCAAGTTTAACTACTATGGTTGAAGATAATATTTTCTCATTTGTAGTAATAATGTGTAGGAATTGTGCTTGTTCTCACATTGATGTTACTACTTTAAGTATGTTTTTCCTCACTGTTTGGTTATTACTTGATAGAAAAGGATAGTTGGATGCTTAGATTATTAGTTGGGATGTTACAAGTTTTTAATTTGTATAATTTGGATCTATTGATTAGTTTAAAGGGAGAATGAAATGATGATTTATTGTTTCCTATTGGTTTGATTGCCTATATGATGGCATTTGTATTAGCTCTATCTGATCATTCTCCTTATTTGTTTTACTTTAGTAATCTATTATAATAGTGGACTGAATTAAGGGAAGAATTCTCAGTTGTAGTAATAATGCATCAAATTTTATGATGGTTAATTTTTATCGTGGTGTTATTAGTTACAGTCTGTTCATTCTTACGGTTTGATACTTGGATTATTAAATAGGTTGCTACATCATTTTTTATTTGTCAAAACTTGGAGCTGAAGATTGGTTAAGTAGGAGAATGAAATGATGATTTATTGTTTCCTATTGGTTTGATTGCCTATATGATGGCGTTTGTATTAGCTCTATCTGATCATTCTCCTTATTATTATCATGTGTTAATCAAATTTGTTGAATTTGTTTAATAAATGTTTTCCTTGGTAGTAATAATGCATGTAAGTTTTTATGGTTATTTGTTTTTTCTCTGATTTTTTATTGCTTAAAGGTTATACTTTTTACCTGGGGGAATAATAAATCTAACTATACCATCTACAAGTTTTTAGCTGTTATAATATTGAGCTATTAATTTTCCTGGAACTGGAGAATGAAATGATGATTAGTTATTTCCCTATTGGTTTGATTGCCAGGATGATGGCACTTTGTATTAGCTCTATCTGATCATTCTCTTAATTAACGCAACTTTTCTAAGTATTCAAGGAATTTGACTATTGTAGTTCTTCACACTGGATTATGCACTGTTTTTCTTAGATTTTTTAAAGTTGTGTTTTATTTTGCTCAAGTCTGTTTGGACATGTTCAATATATGTTTTTGTTTCTTTGTTCTTTATTTTCTCCCGTCAATGATACATGCTTATGAATTAAACTTGTTTTAAAACAAGGCTGTTACATGTTTTAGGATATTCAATCTGATCTGTTCAATTATATTGTTTATACAGTGGTCCCAGAGAAGATGCAACTAGAATTGGGTCTGCTGGAGTTGTGAGGAGGCAGGCTGTGGATATCTCACCTCTTCGCCGTGTTAACCAGGCCATCTATCTTCTTACAACTGGTGCCCGTGAAGCTGCATTTAGGAACATTAAGACTATTGCTGAATGCTTAGCTGATGAACTTATTAATGCTGCCAAGGGTTCATCCAACAGGTATACCATTAATCAATTATTTGAGTTTGTTTCCATTATATTGAAATTTGTTCTCTAAGACCTTTTCTTGTCTAGTTCTTTACTGACGAAATGTTTAAATTTTCAGCTATGCAATCAAGAAAAAGGATGAGATTGAGAGAGTTGCCAAGGCTAATCGTTAAGCAGAATTTGAAAGTAGTCTTAGTGATGAGGAATATTTTATATTGGTCTTTGTATTAcatttgtttgaaattgttgtTTTAAAACATGGTGTAAACCTTTTGCCGGTTtatttttcacatttttgttGAATCAACTTGTTGTGAACAATTTTGCTGTTAGTCTATAACTGTTTTCAAGGATCTTTATGATTTCTTCTTACACCATTTATTGTTTTTCCAATTTCAAATCTGTGACACCCATTATCTGTTCTGAAATAGTTGAATTGGAAGAAAATGCTTTTTGATGGAAATAGAGTTGGATCACGTTGTGTATATCTCTCGTCTTTCAATGTGATTACCAAACTTATGAAAACATGATTAGATGTGTGTGTTTGTTATTGCTGTTTCTTTGTTCTTAGAATGTGTTTTCCATTATTTATCAAATTATTAATCAATTTAATCATCCTATTATTAGAAAAAACTATTCGGTGAGATTAGGAAACGGAGTACTATTAACTTCACAGAAAATTTGAGATTATAGTTGTGATATGAGAAGAAACTGCAGAGGGGACTAAAATCTCAATTCTGAAGTAAGGACTAAAATTTCAAGTTTTAGAAAAACACTCGTGTAATTAGGAAAGGATGTGATTAAATTCAAAGAAAATTTGAGATAAAATAGAGAAATGAGAAAATTGTAGATGGAGACCATAGATATTAGTATGTTAGATTTCATGAAGGAAAAATCgtcataaaaaaaataaaaatgttgcATGTAGAATAAGATTATTATTATAAAGTGGTAGGGGTGGACAATTGGCGGGTTGTGGTTTTGGGTCCAAAAGTCTCACCCAAACCAACCCACAATTGAGCCAATTGAGCCATACAGGTCCATCTGTCCAATTTTTATCGGTGTAATATAATCAGTTTATTGACACATTTTGAATTACAGATTACTATAATTTAAATCTAAATGACCAAAACTTAAATCTAATGGTCTATCAATGGCCTTAACATAAATCCAAATTATACAACATAAATCCAACATCAATATAAAAAATATAGGCGAAGGGCCACATAACACTCAAAATGACGTTTTCACGGAACAAGAAGAAAATCAAGGTTAAATATCTTGTAGTAGACGCCCGTTCGCCATACATCAAGTAAATCCATACTGAACTTGTTAAGAACCGCTTTGTCAACCTTGAAATTGAGCATACAATATCAGCTACATAACAGGCGGGTGGGTTGGGGTAGTTCGGGTGGATCAAGAAATTGCCATGAATGTTACCATATCGGTCTCAAAATAAGAAGAGTATATGTAGTTGAAACCACCATTCAACAACAGTACATGTAATGGATGAATGTTGTAAATTTACATCCCATGATAGAGCCAGAGAAGAAAAGTCTAACTCCTACAGAGGATCTAAAGGAGGTCCAAATTGAGCCATTTGATTTTCATGTCACCAAACTAGGAACCTCCCCATCTGAAGTAGAAGAAATGGAATTTGTTGCCTTACTTAGGAGGAATGTCGATATGTTCGCCTGGACACCCGACGAAATCATAGGTATATACACCAGAGTAGTCTATCATCGCCTCACCGTCGAATCCACGGTGAACCTATGTCTTAGAGAAAGCATAAAGTCGACAAGGAGAAACATGTAACAATTGATGAGGAGGTCGAGAAATTAAGGAGTGCATGCTTCATAACCAAGATCAAATATCCAACTTGGTTGACCAACATGGTCCTAGTACAAAAGTCACCAAACAAACATATAATGTTTGTCGATTTCACCAACCTGAATGTAGAGTGTCACAAGGATCCCTATCCATAGCCTAACATTGACATGATGATTGACTGGTCCTTAGGCTATAAGTCTTCGAACTTCATGAATGCTTACTGTGGATACAATCAAATAAATTATGGATCCTCTAGACACGCCCAAGAAGATGTTCATGCCCAACCATGGTAATTACTACTACAATATCATGCCTTTTATGCTAAAGAACGCATACACCACTTACTAGAGGCTAATGGATGCAATATTTTGAGAGTAGATAGGGAAGAACCTTGAGGTTCATATCGATGATATGATCGTAAGTACTTTAGAGGAGAAAAGCTTGGAAGACATATTGAAGTCAATCAGAAGGTTTAACATATTCATGAACCTTTCAAAGTGTTCTTTTGGGGTTCAAGCCAACAAGTTCTTGAGATTCATGCTAACTAGAAAGGAAATCGAGGCGAACTCTGACAACTAGCCAAAGAGGTTTAACAACTATCAAATCAACTAGCCACCCTAACCCATTTTCTTTCCTTAGCAGGTGACAGAATAATCAATTTCTTCGCCATTTTGGGGAAAAAAGGAAAAGGTCAAATGGAAAAGCAAGTGCGAGGAGGCGTTCACTAAACTGAAGATCTTTCTGGAAACACCACCCATATTGACGTGCCTAGAAGCATACACACCCCTCTATTTGTACATATTAGTCACCAAACAGGCAATGAGCCCCTTACTCGTCCATGAGAATGAAAAAACTAAAAAAACCATTCTATATTATGAACAAGGTATTCAAAGGAGCTAAGGCGAGGTACAAAAAAACCGAGAGACTGACCTTAGAGGTCTTGGTAATTGCAAGAAAACTCATACTGTATTTCAAAGTGCACCGCATAATGGTCAAAACCAATTATCCCATTCGCCAAGTTTTGAAGAAGTTTAACCTCTCAGAAAGAATAATGTCCTGGTCAATTGAGCTATCCGAGTATGTTATCCAATACATACCCATGTGAAGAATCAAATTATAAGTCAGTTGATTTCTTGATAAAGTTCAGTTCACCAATGGGCGATGATGATCTCACACTATCAATGGCTGAGGCTTCAAACCTAAAAGGTATTGATATCAGAATAATGCTAGATGGTCTAAACAACCTCCttatatattttatgtttattttatttatttattattatttttctttcttttcattttttatcttTTATTAGTTAATTGTTTAATTAATAATTGTCattaaaataaaactaaaaacCATTAAAATCAATCTTTAAAAAAAACAAACACTTTATCAACATCAAATGATTTTCAAAAACATCTCATCAGTTCTCCATCAattcaaaaccttttcataatCAAATTATTTCATGCAAATACGAATCAAACACTTGATCAACATCAAATCATTTCAAACTTAATTAACttcaaatatttttcttaatAATCAAATGAAAAAGGACTAGTTTGGCGTATGACTCTATTTCCCCCAGATATTTGGATACAAGTCGTATAGCTTGACAATTAAATATTCTTCATCCGCTCAAAACTTAATAACTCGACCAAATTCAACTCATCTCCTTCACGGATGAA encodes:
- the LOC127125474 gene encoding 40S ribosomal protein S5, which gives rise to MAETVVAVPVAVEVDPNQIEVKLFNRWSFDEVQLSDVSLSDYIGVQSAKHATYVPHTAGRYSVKRFRKAQCPIVERITNSLMMHGRNNGKKLKAVGIIKHAMEIIHLLTDQNPIQVIVDAVVNSGPREDATRIGSAGVVRRQAVDISPLRRVNQAIYLLTTGAREAAFRNIKTIAECLADELINAAKGSSNSYAIKKKDEIERVAKANR